From Nitrospiria bacterium:
TCCAGGTGTGAAAGGGGGCCTAACTCGACACCCGCATAGGGCTCCACCTTCCTAACCTGAAGGGGTTGAAACAGGAAGCAAACGATTTTATTAGGAAAGTCCATAAAAGTTTGTAGTTGCCGAAGCCTTTTTGTAAATTCATCATAATGTTCGGGTTCCTGAGCCTCAGGGTCCGTGATAAAAGTACCGAACGGTAGGTATAATAAATCATACTCCGAAAAAGCGGGACATTCCGAATTTTCAAGATTTCCGAACTCCACCTGGAACGATTTATTGTGGAGTGTCCTCGAGGGATAACCTAGTTTATCTGCGGGGTAGACAAGGGCTCTCATCTTCTTTCAAAGATTCGTCCATGAATTTCGACCAGAATAATTCAAAGCCAACGAAAAATCAATTGTCTAGTTTATTTGGTTTGTCTGGTTTATTTGGTTTTTTTGGTTTGTTTTGTTTGCTTCCAACCTCAAACCTCTCATCATTTCCCTCCTTTGTAAGGAGCACCCTTGCTCTCCTTCTCAAGATACAAGGAGGGACATAAGGGAGGTAGAAGGCCTTTGCCTCCAACCTCGAACCCATTCTCCCTCTAGTAATTCACGGTTGCATGAAGTCAATGAAAGGGGTAAATTACAGGCGAAACGGCAGTCTTACTTATTTCGCTGTCCATAGGAAAGGCAAACAGAGATGTTCGCTTGGATCGTTCGGTTCATTGAGCACCATCCTGAACTTCATCGTGTTTTGTTGAGTATGTGGCGGTCGTTCCCACCCCGGCTGGCCGGTTTCCTGAAAGGATTGCTCGCCAGAAAATGGGTGATCGGTGCCGTAGCCGTCATGATCGATGAGAAAACGTCGCCCCCGGAAATCCTTTTGGTTGAACACAGCTATCGCCCGAGAGGCGCATGGGGACTTCCCGGCGGGTCGCTCGAATCCGCTCCCGGAGACCCTGTCAGAGGCGGCCATGAGCCTTTGCCTGACAATGTGGTCGAGTCCGCCCTTCAGCAGGAAGTATACGAGGAACTCGGGATCGGGATAACGGTGATCCGCCTTCTTAGAATCGATGCGATACCCTATGTTGCAGAAGAACCAGGCCCATTTCGATTGGACTTTTACTTCCGTTGTGCCCCACGTGACGGATTTTCGCTTTTGCGGCAAGGCCTGAGTTCCGAACAGATCAAACCCCGCTCCCCCGAGATCAAACAAATCCGTTTTGTCCCTCTGACCGAACTCAAAAAATTCGACCTGTATTCGACCGATTTCAGA
This genomic window contains:
- a CDS encoding NUDIX hydrolase, whose product is MFAWIVRFIEHHPELHRVLLSMWRSFPPRLAGFLKGLLARKWVIGAVAVMIDEKTSPPEILLVEHSYRPRGAWGLPGGSLESAPGDPVRGGHEPLPDNVVESALQQEVYEELGIGITVIRLLRIDAIPYVAEEPGPFRLDFYFRCAPRDGFSLLRQGLSSEQIKPRSPEIKQIRFVPLTELKKFDLYSTDFRFLLEDLPRIEPTLTILRNNGI